The Nodularia sp. LEGE 06071 DNA window TAGAGATGGTGTACCAAATGCTGCAAAAAAATCTAATTTCCGGGACTGGGGAAGTCTTTGAATTAGTTTTGAGCGATCGCCTCAGTAGCATTCAAAGCCAAGTGGATGGTGAAACCGACGAACTCAAGCAAGCCAAAGCCAACCGGAAATTGAGAGCGATTAAAACCATTCAAAGCCAATGGCAAAGATATTCTCAGCAAAATCAAGCTACAGAAGCGATCGCCTCAGCCGTTAGAGAAATTACTACAGCTTCTACAGATGAACGTCTGACTATATTTTTACGTGTGATCGACCCCAATCAGAAGCACCCGCCGAATGTTCAACAACTACAACAGTTAGCCAAAGCTTTACAACAATTTGCTCAGGTAGATCCAGATTTACCAGAAATATCCCAAGGAATTACCCGTGGTTTAGCCACTTGGCAAAGACTACAAGAACACTTGGTCAGCTGGATGTATGAAAAAAATCAGCAATTGGGTTTTGGTGGCGTTCCCGGAGAAAGTGGCCCTTGGGCAACTTGGGCAAAGCAGATTAATAGTAATGTCCCCCAATCCCTGTTTCGCGCCTTAGCAATGGGAGAATCTGCCATTGAATTTGCCGAAAAACAAAGCAATATTACCCTGAGTGACTGGGTAGAAATAGCATTAATTTTACAATACCTGCAACGAGGTTTAGTCAACTGGTTCGACCAACAAGCCTACAACATCCAAGCCGGCTCAAAAATGTCAATTTCCACATTCTTGACCTTTGCAGTGATTTGGAGTCAGTTAGCCAGTGGTTTCCAGAGTAGAGCCGCATACAGTAATGGCTGTTCTCAAATTATGCTCCAGATTTTACGCACCTTTGCTCAACGTCCATATTTTCCGCTTTATGGCGGTATTTTCGCCTCTTTTGCCGGAAATTCTCTACGGGATGCCCTAGATTATCTCGATGAGCCATTGCGACGAGTAGAGGGAACCCAAGAAAAAGCCAGAATCCTTACACTGTTAGGCTATTCACAGCGTGCATTAGGGCAGTATCAGCGTTCTATCAACTTTCATCAGCAAGCTTTGGAGATAGCGAGAAACGCAGGCGATCGCCCCTGTGAAATTGCCAATCTCAACCACCTCAGCCGTACCTATGTACAAGAAAAAAATTATACTGAAGCGATTAATAATAGTCAACGCGCCTTAATGCTGAGTCGGCAAACAGGAGAACGCACAGCAGAAGCCAATGCCCTCGTAAACTTAGGTTACAGCGAAGTCATGCAGGCGCAAAAGCTGGAACAAGTAGAAACAGAAGTCTATGAAACAGCTATTAACTATTTAAAACAAGGGCTAAAGTTATCAGAACAATTAGGAGATATTCAAAGCCAAGCTTTATGTTTTAATAGTTTAGGAATTGCCTATCTAGTTATAGGTCAATCACAAGCAGCAATTCCCTATTTAGAAAATGGTTTTAAAACAGCCCAAGTATCCGGAGACTTATATCTTCAAGGGCGAAATTTAGCTTATTTATCAGAAGCTTATTATAACTTACAAAACTCAGAAAAAGCTATTTATACTGGTGGCTTAGGAATGTATCTGTTAGAGCAAATTGCTTCTAATGAATGGCGACAATCAGCAGGTTTACTGACAATTTTACAAGGACAAATGGGAGCCGAAGCTTTCCAAAGTTTATTACAGCAACATCGCCCGAAAATGATTGCGATTATTGGTGTAGATGGATATGATTACATTCCCAAATTATTGGAAATTTACAAAGAAAGTATTTGACATACTCTCCAGAATTCGATT harbors:
- a CDS encoding tetratricopeptide repeat protein gives rise to the protein MSESLPIRDRYLAFIDEIIESTLKGKISSVEMVYQMLQKNLISGTGEVFELVLSDRLSSIQSQVDGETDELKQAKANRKLRAIKTIQSQWQRYSQQNQATEAIASAVREITTASTDERLTIFLRVIDPNQKHPPNVQQLQQLAKALQQFAQVDPDLPEISQGITRGLATWQRLQEHLVSWMYEKNQQLGFGGVPGESGPWATWAKQINSNVPQSLFRALAMGESAIEFAEKQSNITLSDWVEIALILQYLQRGLVNWFDQQAYNIQAGSKMSISTFLTFAVIWSQLASGFQSRAAYSNGCSQIMLQILRTFAQRPYFPLYGGIFASFAGNSLRDALDYLDEPLRRVEGTQEKARILTLLGYSQRALGQYQRSINFHQQALEIARNAGDRPCEIANLNHLSRTYVQEKNYTEAINNSQRALMLSRQTGERTAEANALVNLGYSEVMQAQKLEQVETEVYETAINYLKQGLKLSEQLGDIQSQALCFNSLGIAYLVIGQSQAAIPYLENGFKTAQVSGDLYLQGRNLAYLSEAYYNLQNSEKAIYTGGLGMYLLEQIASNEWRQSAGLLTILQGQMGAEAFQSLLQQHRPKMIAIIGVDGYDYIPKLLEIYKESI